A DNA window from Allokutzneria albata contains the following coding sequences:
- a CDS encoding DUF899 domain-containing protein, translating to MSRPAVVPVQEWRAAREALLVKEKEHTRALDALAAQRRRLPVVRLDRGYRFTAPDGAVVDFADLFGGRRQLVVYHFMLHPGSDHVCDGCSSFTDNLADQSHLNARDTTLALMSPASQAQIAPVRKRFGWTTPWYSAYGSTFYDDLDLGGGFGLSVFFRDGDEIFRSYYTSGRGVDRLRLDFNLLDLTPYGRQETWEDSPEGWPQTPTMQWLRHRDEY from the coding sequence ATGAGCCGTCCCGCCGTGGTCCCGGTCCAGGAGTGGCGCGCCGCCCGCGAAGCGCTGCTGGTCAAGGAGAAGGAGCACACCCGCGCCCTCGACGCGCTCGCCGCGCAACGGCGGAGGCTGCCGGTGGTGCGCCTCGACCGCGGCTACCGGTTCACCGCGCCGGACGGCGCCGTCGTGGACTTCGCCGACCTGTTCGGCGGTCGCCGGCAGCTGGTCGTCTACCACTTCATGCTGCACCCGGGCAGCGACCACGTCTGCGACGGCTGCTCGTCGTTCACCGACAACCTCGCCGACCAGTCGCACCTCAACGCCCGCGACACCACGCTGGCCCTGATGTCCCCCGCGTCCCAGGCGCAGATCGCCCCGGTGCGGAAGCGCTTCGGCTGGACCACGCCCTGGTACTCCGCGTACGGCAGCACCTTCTACGACGACCTCGACCTGGGCGGGGGCTTCGGCCTGAGCGTCTTCTTCCGCGACGGCGACGAGATCTTCCGCAGCTACTACACCTCCGGCCGCGGCGTCGACCGCCTCCGGCTCGACTTCAACCTGCTCGACCTGACCCCGTACGGCAGGCAGGAGACGTGGGAGGACTCCCCCGAGGGCTGGCCGCAGACCCCCACCATGCAGTGGCTGCGCCACCGCGACGAGTACTGA